A region from the Terriglobia bacterium genome encodes:
- a CDS encoding ATP-binding protein, with amino-acid sequence MARTTQSGPAVPVGSATIFFTCDRYERALEAVRRRLRRHAVADYAWLSDLVEVGGFHYESGERLFEPWSASLQSVLGDAIRPLLQEAWGLIPQAAAEKFAALLNGMLSERDHIRIEQAYARLKFPVARVNPDVLMTGGSTGELSHDGASVHEHTCSKCGMTFRHEAWECEPPNHTFCNLCAEEVMGPMPIWVQRWASARDETPDDPPAAPVRTEAAAEAPQICLPVADASRAPATPAPGPKPPPQPTAKADVVPNPTERGLAKVAGMDELKALLYDEVVSALRDPEELKEYGLTIPNGILLFGPPGCGKTYIARQLAEELNYFFKEVFPSEIGSTFIHDTTLKIRETFDTAAEHAPALLFVDEFEAMVPARRALGAHQHHTSEEVSEFLKQLESCASRRIVLMAATNEPWKIDPAVIRTGRLDKLIYVPAPDATARAAMLRFHLYGRRQCAGIDIVSFADTLPGYSASDLKMVVDEAARRARKARQPISEGHLRAAARELVPPSVTARDELRFLAFGQRGVKTSRYMVANDIASVLRTINAGKGERRVKLARD; translated from the coding sequence ATGGCTCGGACTACGCAATCCGGACCTGCTGTGCCGGTGGGCTCGGCTACCATTTTCTTCACTTGCGACCGCTACGAGCGCGCGCTGGAGGCGGTCAGGCGACGCTTACGCCGCCACGCCGTCGCTGACTACGCTTGGCTGTCCGACCTGGTCGAGGTCGGCGGATTTCACTATGAATCTGGAGAGCGATTGTTCGAGCCGTGGTCGGCCTCGCTCCAATCCGTTCTCGGCGACGCCATCCGACCCCTCCTCCAGGAAGCCTGGGGACTGATTCCGCAGGCGGCGGCGGAGAAATTTGCCGCGCTCCTCAACGGCATGCTCTCCGAGCGCGATCACATCCGCATTGAGCAGGCCTACGCGCGCCTGAAGTTTCCCGTCGCCAGAGTCAATCCCGACGTCTTGATGACCGGCGGCAGCACTGGCGAACTTTCCCATGACGGCGCCTCCGTTCACGAGCACACCTGCTCCAAGTGCGGCATGACGTTCCGTCATGAGGCGTGGGAATGCGAACCGCCCAACCATACGTTCTGCAATCTGTGCGCCGAAGAGGTGATGGGCCCGATGCCCATCTGGGTCCAGCGCTGGGCGTCGGCGCGCGACGAAACTCCAGACGACCCTCCCGCCGCGCCGGTCCGCACCGAAGCTGCCGCCGAGGCGCCCCAAATCTGCCTGCCTGTGGCAGATGCGAGTCGCGCCCCGGCCACACCCGCTCCCGGACCCAAGCCGCCGCCGCAGCCGACCGCCAAGGCCGACGTTGTCCCAAATCCTACCGAGCGCGGCCTCGCCAAGGTGGCGGGCATGGATGAACTCAAGGCGCTGCTCTACGACGAAGTGGTTTCCGCGCTGCGCGACCCGGAAGAGCTGAAGGAGTACGGTCTCACCATCCCCAATGGCATTCTGTTATTTGGCCCGCCGGGTTGCGGCAAAACTTACATCGCCCGCCAGCTCGCCGAGGAACTGAACTACTTTTTCAAGGAAGTCTTTCCCTCCGAGATCGGCAGCACCTTCATTCACGACACGACTCTGAAAATCCGCGAAACCTTCGACACCGCTGCCGAGCACGCGCCCGCCCTCCTGTTTGTGGATGAGTTCGAAGCCATGGTGCCGGCGCGGAGAGCGCTGGGCGCCCATCAGCACCACACCTCGGAAGAGGTCAGCGAGTTTCTCAAGCAGCTGGAATCGTGCGCGTCGCGCCGGATCGTGCTTATGGCCGCCACCAACGAGCCGTGGAAGATTGATCCGGCCGTGATCCGCACCGGCCGCCTCGACAAGCTCATCTACGTCCCCGCGCCCGACGCCACCGCCCGCGCCGCCATGTTGCGCTTCCATCTTTATGGGCGGCGGCAGTGCGCGGGCATTGATATTGTATCGTTTGCCGATACATTGCCCGGCTACTCGGCCAGCGACCTGAAGATGGTGGTGGATGAAGCGGCGCGCCGCGCCCGCAAGGCCCGCCAGCCGATTTCGGAAGGGCACCTGCGCGCCGCCGCCCGCGAACTGGTGCCGCCCTCGGTGACCGCCCGCGACGAGTTGCGCTTCCTCGCCTTCGGCCAGCGCGGCGTCAAGACCTCCCGTTACATGGTGGCCAATGACATCGCTTCTGTCCTGCGCACCATTAACGCCGGCAAAGGAGAGCGCCGGGTGAAGCTGGCGCGCGACTGA
- a CDS encoding helix-turn-helix domain-containing protein: protein MRHLGEDMNAGQKLRAAREKLGLTIRDVETASARLAAKYGIDEYNIPLSRLSDIETKGILPSIYRLYAFSVIYRISAEALLSWYGVDLKQQAQDLSVVEPPKTHRLRANVGAGEVQVPVRLDPGFDIRKTSNLGRMIEKWGGIPLIFLQQLAQSPYTYGYIGAEDFTMYPLLLPGSFVQIDEARNKVCEGMWRSEYERPMYFVETREGHVCCWCALRQNQLVLQPHPLSPVQPRVLKDQQEAEVIGQVVGVAMRLVDWIPSSSGRAGRAPKELN, encoded by the coding sequence ATGCGCCACTTGGGAGAGGACATGAATGCGGGACAGAAGCTGCGAGCGGCCAGGGAAAAGCTCGGACTCACGATCCGGGACGTGGAGACCGCGAGCGCGCGGTTGGCGGCGAAGTATGGCATCGACGAATACAACATTCCCCTGAGCCGGTTGTCGGACATCGAGACCAAAGGGATTCTTCCCAGCATCTACAGGCTATACGCCTTCTCCGTCATCTACCGCATCAGTGCGGAGGCGCTGTTGTCGTGGTACGGGGTGGATCTTAAGCAGCAAGCCCAGGACCTGAGCGTGGTTGAGCCGCCGAAAACACATCGCCTCCGCGCCAATGTAGGCGCGGGTGAAGTGCAAGTTCCGGTCCGTTTGGACCCGGGTTTTGATATCCGCAAGACCTCCAATCTCGGCCGCATGATTGAAAAATGGGGCGGTATTCCTCTCATTTTCCTGCAACAACTGGCGCAAAGCCCTTACACCTACGGATACATCGGCGCCGAGGACTTCACCATGTATCCGCTGCTGCTTCCCGGCTCCTTTGTTCAAATCGATGAAGCCAGGAACAAGGTTTGCGAGGGCATGTGGCGTTCCGAATACGAGCGCCCCATGTACTTTGTGGAGACGAGAGAAGGACACGTCTGCTGTTGGTGCGCCCTGCGTCAGAATCAGCTTGTCTTACAGCCTCATCCGCTCTCTCCCGTCCAGCCGCGCGTGCTGAAGGACCAGCAGGAAGCGGAGGTGATCGGGCAGGTTGTAGGCGTGGCTATGAGGCTCGTCGACTGGATCCCTTCGTCGTCCGGGAGAGCAGGGAGAGCGCCAAAAGAATTGAATTGA
- a CDS encoding response regulator, with translation MIPDLSRQKLVLRLAGSGLLRWTIALLVAATAAGVSFAAPDHVELWTSVSIIAVIASASLAGWRAGLLTAATCLLSGGYIRLSRSPGAMYRVVEVVHPLMFAILAALICWSFARLHSAVRAMHRSEEKFRSLVTNAPYGICRCTPDGVLLDANPAMAAMLRCPVPTALSQRRLSDFYCDPEQFGSVLDDQGLLKQFDAVRAEWKRWDNTPIVVRLSGRPIRDDRQKTFFDLVAEDVTERHALEQQFRQAQKMEAVGRLAGGVAHDFNNLLMVISGYCELLLGQLGTDSELRRPADEILKATDRAAALTRQLLAFSRKQVQTPRVLDLNSVVAEHLKMLPRLIGEDIKLIFVPGALSGHVRVDPGQIQQVIMNLAVNARDAMPNGGKLIIETANVSLDEQYSRQHPNVLPGECVLLTISDTGCGMDAVTQSHLFEPFFTTKGQKGTGLGLSTVYGIVKQSGGHIWAESEVGKGTTFHIYLPHFAETGHSAPPEAVEHRPPQGRETVLIVEDEPELRSLARAFLEARGYTVLEAGNGEAAIRASHLHPSPIHLLLTDVIMPGMNGRELAEQLTSDRPGIRVLYMSGYIENAIGRNGTLDPQTNLLEKPFTSATLARKVREVLDTQTAVQPAGVRAQSPRAPRFTMQQPLRFRMLGETEWVSGTAENISRSGVLFRTDRPVSRNAQIELQLILPAEVTGHSCVEVACQGEVVRTIDAAAAIPPRVAARILKYQFLRGSQVAQA, from the coding sequence TTGATCCCAGACCTTTCACGCCAAAAGCTAGTTCTACGGCTGGCTGGTAGCGGGCTGCTGCGCTGGACTATCGCCCTGCTAGTTGCCGCTACCGCGGCGGGCGTGTCATTCGCCGCGCCCGACCACGTCGAACTCTGGACCAGCGTTTCCATCATTGCCGTCATCGCCAGCGCCAGCCTTGCGGGCTGGAGGGCTGGTCTGCTGACGGCTGCAACCTGCTTGCTGAGCGGCGGTTACATACGTCTTTCCCGCTCACCGGGAGCCATGTATCGCGTGGTGGAAGTTGTGCACCCGCTGATGTTCGCGATTTTGGCCGCGCTCATCTGCTGGTCCTTTGCGCGCTTGCATTCCGCCGTGCGGGCAATGCACCGATCGGAAGAGAAGTTCCGCTCCCTGGTGACCAACGCCCCCTATGGCATCTGCCGCTGTACCCCGGATGGCGTGCTCTTGGACGCCAATCCTGCCATGGCAGCCATGCTGCGATGTCCCGTGCCCACCGCGCTGTCGCAGCGGCGCCTCTCTGATTTCTATTGTGATCCCGAGCAGTTCGGCAGTGTTCTGGATGATCAGGGGTTGCTGAAACAATTCGACGCTGTGCGGGCGGAATGGAAACGCTGGGACAATACTCCCATCGTCGTGCGCCTCTCCGGGCGACCGATCCGGGACGACCGCCAAAAAACGTTTTTTGACCTCGTCGCGGAAGATGTTACCGAGCGACATGCTTTAGAGCAGCAGTTTCGGCAAGCGCAGAAAATGGAGGCCGTAGGCCGGCTGGCCGGCGGAGTCGCTCACGACTTTAATAACCTGCTGATGGTCATTTCCGGCTACTGTGAACTCCTGCTGGGGCAATTGGGTACGGACTCCGAATTGCGCCGTCCCGCCGATGAAATACTCAAAGCCACGGATCGCGCGGCTGCGCTGACTCGTCAGTTGCTCGCATTCAGTCGCAAGCAGGTGCAGACGCCGCGTGTCCTGGATCTGAACTCGGTGGTGGCGGAGCACCTGAAGATGTTGCCACGACTGATCGGCGAAGATATCAAGCTCATCTTTGTTCCCGGCGCGCTCTCCGGACACGTGCGCGTCGATCCGGGCCAGATCCAGCAGGTGATCATGAATCTGGCGGTCAACGCTCGCGATGCCATGCCCAATGGGGGCAAGCTAATCATCGAGACGGCCAATGTTTCCCTGGATGAGCAATATAGCCGCCAACACCCCAATGTGCTGCCCGGCGAGTGCGTGTTGCTCACCATCTCTGACACCGGCTGCGGGATGGATGCTGTAACTCAATCCCACCTGTTCGAGCCCTTTTTCACGACTAAGGGTCAGAAGGGCACCGGCCTCGGGTTGTCGACCGTGTACGGCATCGTCAAACAGAGTGGTGGACACATATGGGCAGAAAGTGAAGTAGGCAAGGGGACCACGTTCCACATTTACCTGCCGCACTTCGCCGAGACCGGCCATTCTGCACCACCAGAGGCAGTCGAGCATCGGCCACCGCAAGGTCGGGAGACGGTCCTCATCGTCGAGGATGAACCCGAGCTGCGCAGCCTGGCTCGCGCTTTCCTGGAGGCGCGCGGGTACACTGTTCTGGAGGCGGGAAATGGCGAGGCTGCGATTCGTGCCAGCCACCTGCATCCCAGCCCCATTCACCTGCTATTGACCGACGTTATCATGCCAGGCATGAACGGTCGCGAGTTGGCCGAGCAACTTACCAGCGATCGCCCCGGGATCCGGGTGCTGTACATGTCCGGCTACATCGAGAATGCCATCGGTCGCAATGGTACGCTGGATCCGCAGACCAACCTGCTGGAGAAGCCATTCACCTCGGCAACGCTGGCACGCAAAGTACGCGAAGTGCTCGACACGCAGACGGCGGTCCAACCGGCGGGAGTTCGTGCGCAGAGCCCGCGAGCGCCGCGCTTCACCATGCAACAGCCGCTCCGGTTCCGCATGCTGGGCGAAACCGAATGGGTCTCCGGCACGGCCGAGAACATCAGCCGATCTGGCGTACTGTTTCGCACCGACCGGCCGGTGTCCAGGAACGCTCAGATTGAGCTCCAGCTTATTCTCCCGGCCGAGGTGACCGGACATTCCTGTGTCGAAGTGGCGTGCCAAGGAGAGGTTGTGCGGACCATCGATGCTGCCGCCGCTATCCCGCCGCGCGTTGCCGCGCGCATCCTGAAATACCAGTTCCTCCGAGGTTCGCAGGTCGCTCAAGCGTGA
- the thiD gene encoding bifunctional hydroxymethylpyrimidine kinase/phosphomethylpyrimidine kinase: MPRVLIVAGSDSSGGAGIQADLKTVSALGAFGMTAITALTAQNTSEVLGILEVAPEFVTLQIDACINDVGCDAVKTGMLADVPIIQAVAAAIARHQLRRVVVDPVMIAKSGAHLLKAEAVAELKSKMLPLATVVTPNLHEAGAMVGREIHDLAGMKEAARALRDLGPENVVIKGGHLAGIAADLLYDGREFTEFRADRFHSKHTHGTGCIFASAIAANLAHGRSVKESVAAAKEFITTAIRNGLAIGKGCGPANPMAALLQPATTSR; encoded by the coding sequence ATTCCGCGCGTCCTGATCGTCGCCGGCTCCGATTCCAGCGGCGGCGCGGGAATCCAGGCCGACTTGAAGACTGTGTCCGCGCTGGGCGCCTTCGGCATGACCGCCATCACCGCGCTCACCGCGCAGAACACCAGCGAGGTACTCGGGATCCTCGAGGTCGCGCCGGAATTCGTCACCCTGCAGATTGACGCCTGCATCAACGATGTCGGCTGCGACGCGGTCAAGACCGGCATGCTGGCCGACGTTCCCATCATCCAGGCCGTGGCCGCCGCCATTGCGCGCCACCAACTGCGGCGCGTGGTCGTGGACCCGGTCATGATCGCCAAAAGTGGCGCGCACTTGCTCAAAGCTGAGGCGGTGGCCGAGTTGAAATCGAAAATGCTGCCCCTGGCAACCGTCGTTACACCCAATCTTCATGAGGCCGGCGCGATGGTCGGTCGCGAGATTCACGACTTGGCGGGGATGAAGGAAGCGGCGCGCGCCCTCCGCGACCTGGGACCGGAAAACGTGGTGATCAAGGGAGGGCATCTCGCGGGCATCGCCGCCGATCTGCTCTATGACGGGCGCGAATTCACCGAATTCCGCGCCGACCGCTTCCACAGCAAGCACACCCACGGCACGGGGTGCATCTTCGCCTCGGCGATTGCCGCCAACTTGGCGCACGGGCGCAGCGTGAAGGAGAGCGTTGCCGCCGCCAAGGAATTTATTACTACCGCGATTCGCAACGGGCTCGCCATTGGCAAGGGCTGTGGACCGGCCAATCCCATGGCGGCGCTGCTGCAGCCTGCGACAACGTCGCGCTGA
- the tenA gene encoding thiaminase II: protein MAERFTERLQRKVASIWEAQHLHPFVRGIGDGTLDLERFKFWVRQDYVFLIEYARVVALATARTPALNMMAKFAALLNETVNTEMGLHRAYAAEFGISTAELEREALAPTTRAYSDFLLRVAATGDYAELVAALLPCMWAFSEIGLRLAKLSAPADHRYRKWIAMYSSSEFADLARWCRELMDEVATGLPERQLEKLEAVFLTSSRYEFQFWEMSWKQEQWRV, encoded by the coding sequence ATGGCGGAGCGATTCACAGAGCGCCTGCAACGAAAAGTCGCGTCCATCTGGGAGGCGCAGCACCTGCACCCGTTCGTGCGCGGCATCGGCGACGGCACTCTCGACCTGGAGCGCTTCAAGTTCTGGGTGCGGCAGGATTACGTCTTTCTGATCGAGTATGCGCGCGTAGTGGCGCTGGCCACGGCGCGCACTCCCGCCCTGAACATGATGGCGAAATTCGCCGCCCTGCTCAACGAAACGGTGAATACCGAGATGGGCCTGCACCGCGCCTACGCCGCCGAGTTCGGCATCAGCACCGCCGAATTGGAGCGCGAGGCCCTTGCGCCCACCACGCGCGCCTACTCCGATTTCCTGCTGCGCGTGGCTGCCACCGGCGATTACGCCGAACTGGTCGCGGCCCTGCTGCCGTGCATGTGGGCCTTCAGCGAGATCGGGTTGCGGCTTGCCAAGCTGTCCGCCCCTGCCGACCATCGCTACCGCAAGTGGATCGCGATGTATTCGTCCTCCGAGTTTGCCGACTTGGCGCGCTGGTGCCGCGAACTGATGGACGAGGTGGCGACCGGCTTGCCCGAGCGCCAGTTAGAGAAGTTGGAAGCAGTGTTCCTGACCAGCAGCCGCTACGAGTTCCAGTTTTGGGAGATGTCATGGAAACAAGAGCAATGGCGCGTGTAA
- a CDS encoding NAD(P)-binding domain-containing protein has translation MDSLISYVVAAVLVLFFVHLYLRGIRKKEEAWRASAEKGKLFSEGPKAQHPHIDVTYCIGCQSCTAVCPEGDVLGMVGGKAAIINGYKCIGHSLCAEACPVGAITMVMATPSMGAEMPSLTPEYETNITNLFIIGELGGLALIKNAVNQGRACIDAIADRLAAGWFTAGLGQPEIPDILIVGAGPAGIGASLRAIEKKLKYLTIEQDEVGGTVSKYPRQKLVMTTPVEFPMYGKFRKMELSKEDLLAFWQKVMKRSDFQVRSGEKVDDIKKDPDGLFTVTTSKGQYRARAVILALGRTGTPRKLGVPGENLPKVMYRLIEADHYVNKRILVVGGGDSAVEAAMGLAHQVGNQVTLSYRQERFSRIKARNEQRVEECIRSNKLKVLFNSSPVEIREDAVVMDVKGERQELPNDFVWVFAGGTPPNDFLKKIGVQLGTRDLTSEARDEAQQVEKARKEIPAGRKDDPTVPLFAQG, from the coding sequence TTGGATTCTCTGATTTCCTATGTGGTTGCGGCTGTGCTCGTCCTTTTTTTTGTGCACCTTTATCTCAGGGGCATCAGGAAAAAGGAGGAGGCGTGGCGCGCCTCGGCGGAAAAAGGAAAGTTATTTTCCGAGGGGCCCAAGGCCCAGCATCCGCACATCGACGTCACCTATTGCATTGGCTGTCAGAGTTGCACCGCGGTCTGTCCCGAGGGTGACGTGTTGGGGATGGTAGGGGGCAAGGCCGCCATCATCAACGGATACAAGTGCATCGGCCACAGCCTGTGCGCGGAAGCCTGTCCCGTGGGCGCCATCACCATGGTCATGGCCACCCCGAGCATGGGCGCCGAGATGCCCAGCTTGACTCCGGAATATGAAACCAACATCACCAATCTTTTCATTATCGGGGAACTAGGCGGGCTGGCGTTAATCAAGAACGCCGTGAACCAGGGCCGCGCTTGCATCGATGCCATTGCCGACCGGCTGGCCGCAGGCTGGTTCACCGCCGGCTTGGGGCAGCCCGAGATCCCCGATATTCTGATCGTCGGAGCTGGTCCGGCCGGGATCGGCGCCTCGCTCCGGGCCATCGAGAAGAAGTTGAAGTACCTCACCATCGAACAGGACGAGGTCGGCGGCACCGTGTCCAAGTACCCTCGCCAAAAACTGGTGATGACCACGCCAGTGGAATTTCCCATGTACGGGAAGTTCAGAAAGATGGAACTGTCCAAGGAAGACCTGCTCGCCTTCTGGCAGAAGGTAATGAAGCGCTCCGATTTCCAGGTCCGCAGCGGCGAGAAAGTGGATGACATCAAGAAGGACCCTGACGGCCTGTTCACGGTCACCACCTCAAAAGGCCAGTATCGTGCGCGAGCCGTGATACTGGCGCTGGGACGCACCGGCACTCCCCGCAAACTCGGGGTTCCCGGGGAGAACTTGCCCAAAGTCATGTACCGGCTGATTGAGGCCGATCACTACGTGAACAAGAGAATTCTGGTGGTCGGGGGCGGCGACAGCGCGGTGGAGGCGGCCATGGGACTGGCGCATCAAGTCGGAAATCAGGTCACGCTATCCTATCGCCAGGAGCGCTTCAGCCGCATCAAGGCGCGCAACGAACAGCGCGTGGAAGAGTGCATCCGCTCCAACAAGCTCAAGGTGCTATTCAATTCCAGCCCCGTCGAGATCCGGGAGGACGCGGTGGTGATGGACGTCAAAGGCGAGCGCCAGGAACTCCCCAATGATTTTGTCTGGGTTTTTGCCGGCGGCACTCCACCCAATGATTTCCTGAAGAAAATCGGCGTGCAGCTCGGGACGCGAGACCTGACCTCGGAGGCGCGCGACGAAGCGCAACAGGTCGAGAAAGCCCGAAAAGAAATCCCGGCGGGCAGAAAAGACGATCCTACGGTCCCCTTGTTCGCGCAAGGCTAG